Proteins found in one Bombus terrestris chromosome 1, iyBomTerr1.2, whole genome shotgun sequence genomic segment:
- the LOC100642676 gene encoding chondroitin proteoglycan-2 — translation MKTMFAVALATVFLAFVSATPECPSNQDDVVLVPNPADCASYYACDGGVAYLMNCSAGLLFNPELRVCDWAENVTCSVNSSSSVAPRGESSEESSEESSEEPSEEPSEEPSEESSESSKSSESSESSESSESSESSKSSESSESSKSSESSESNEEDDELPIYK, via the exons ATGAaaa CAATGTTTGCGGTAGCCCTCGCTACGGTCTTTCTGGCCTTTGTTTCTGCCACTCCAGAATGTCCATCCAACCAAGATGATGTTGTCTTGGTTCCGAATCCAGCTGATTGCGCATCCTATTATGCCTGCGACGGTGGCGTAGCATACTTAATGAATTGCTCTGCCGGACTTCTCTTTAACCCTGAATTACGAGTTTGCGATTGGGCAGAGAATGTAACCTGTTCCGTTAACTCTTCATCCAGCGTGGCACCCAGAGGAGAATCCAGCGAAGAATCCAGCGAAGAATCCAGCGAAGAACCTAGCGAAGAACCTAGCGAAGAACCCAGCGAAGAATCCAGCGAATCTAGCAAATCCAGCGAATCCAGCGAATCCAGCGAATCTAGCGAATCCAGCGAATCTAGCAAATCCAGCGAATCCAGCGAATCTAGCAAATCCAGCGAATCCAGCGAATCCAATGAAGAAGATGATGAACTACCTATTTATAAGTAA
- the LOC100642915 gene encoding peritrophin-1: protein MKAIFVVALSALLVAFVSATPPPECPDESEDDDVALFPNPDDCASYYTCIREQPLLMQCHQGLEYNPVLRICDWPKKNATCKRRPIRPPHSPHVSTSKSTKHVDIGRIPV, encoded by the exons atgaaag CAATATTTGTGGTTGCACTTTCCGCTCTTTTGGTGGCGTTTGTTTCCGCTACTCCACCACCTGAATGTCCCGATGAAAGCGAAGATGATGATGTTGCCTTATTTCCGAATCCAGACGACTGCGCAAGCTATTATACCTGCATTAGAGAACAACCGTTGTTGATGCAATGCCACCAAGGACTTGAATATAATCCGGTATTGAGAATATGCGACTGGCCAAAGAAAAATGCAACATGTAAACGCCGGCCTATACGACCACCACATTCACCACATGTCTCCACATCCAAATCAACAAAACATGTTGATATCGGCCGCATACCAGTATAA
- the LOC100650232 gene encoding uncharacterized protein LOC100650232 — MERYLSWEPQYAFEKIFPLVTRWQLVHLPGISADNRLTMLDLYIPEAIKKVRNIRSVASYEIIWKTDHSTIKRLKEYITLDNVSDNGADIPFELASIEPQSAVQKCYPELVEAFENARNAKTKKRPNKKKIQNDTDASDKKRKAGKRRQKRNAKTENNRKIDEFVSKNDPTSLEESFRRMSITSIKSKKCKTLDDLQESPKRSDKVKRGPQFEKVLQLENINSNLNNTLDRMFNELSPDDFIDENDDHDVNMSEIIDNICNQRVFKFNVSENVQTSKDENNLCEKDTEDVKTVDDVVNCETNSDQCFRNDIIHNQSVDEFADINESYIPLNHRINCEKSKKRLQRTSTLINDRFSLGFHDLMNDTDRETEFVMQHLI, encoded by the coding sequence ATGGAACGATATTTATCTTGGGAACCACAATATGCATTTGAGAAGATATTTCCTCTAGTGACCCGTTGGCAGCTTGTACACCTTCCTGGTATTTCTGCAGACAACCGTCTAACAATGCTCGATTTATACATACCTGAAGCAATAAAGAAAGTTCGGAATATTAGGTCTGTTGCGAGTTACGAAATTATTTGGAAGACTGATCATAGTAcgataaaaagattaaaagaatATATTACATTAGATAATGTGAGTGATAATGGTGCAGATATTCCATTTGAATTGGCAAGTATTGAGCCACAAAGTGCTGTACAAAAATGTTATCCAGAATTAGTTGAAGCATTTGAAAATGCAAGAAATGCGAAAACAAAGAAACGaccgaataaaaagaaaatacaaaacgaCACAGATGCTAGTGATAAAAAACGAAAAGCAGGAAAGAGGCGTCAGAAGAGAAATGcaaaaacagaaaataatagaaaaattgatgAATTCGTTTCCAAAAATGATCCTACGTCTTTAGAAGAATCTTTCCGAAGGATGAGTATTACATcaataaaatctaaaaaatgtaaaacattAGATGATTTACAAGAAAGTCCGAAAAGAAGTGATAAAGTTAAACGCGGTCCTCAGTTCGAAAAAGTATTACAATTAGAGAATATCAATTCAAACTTAAATAATACATTGGATAGAATGTTTAACGAACTTTCACCGGATGATTTTATTGACGAGAACGATGATCATGATGTAAACATGTCAGAGATAATAGACAATATATGTAATCAAAGGGTCTTCAAATTTAATGTTTCGGAAAATGTGCAAACATCtaaagatgaaaataatttatgtgaAAAAGACACTGAAGATGTGAAAACAGTTGATGACGTAGTTAATTGTGAAACGAACTCTGATCAATGTTTCAGAAATGATATAATTCATAATCAATCAGTTGATGAATTTGCTGATATAAATGAATCCTATATTCCTCTTAATCACAGAATAAATTGCgagaaatcgaagaaaagaCTTCAAAGAACTTCTACGCTAATAAACGATAGATTTAGTCTTGGATTTCATGATCTTATGAATGATACCGACAGAGAAACCGAATTTGTCATGCAGCATTTAATATGA
- the LOC100643150 gene encoding peritrophin-1 isoform X1, producing MKAIFVLALTAVVAFASTTPPPECPSGNGHIMFLPNPDDCSSFYQCDREEPLLMQCNEGLEFNPKLKICDWPKKFVSCKRQPSTTADPSYHHTHSSTPSPATSSASPDMVPEEVTV from the exons atgaaag CAATATTTGTGCTTGCACTTACCGCTGTGGTGGCGTTTGCTTCAACTACTCCACCACCTGAATGTCCCAGTGGAAATGGACATATTATGTTCTTGCCGAATCCAGACGATTGCTCATCCTTTTATCAGTGCGATAGAGAGGAACCATTGTTGATGCAATGCAACGAAGGACTTGAATTTAACCCGAAATTGAAAATATGTGATTGGCCTAAGAAATTTGTCTCCTGTAAACGTCAGCCTTCAACGACAGCAGATCCGTCATACCATCACACACATAGTTCCACACCATCGCCAGCAACTAGTTCTGCTTCCCCTGACATGGTACCAGAGGAAGTAACAGTATAG
- the LOC100643150 gene encoding peritrophin-1 isoform X3 translates to MKAIFVVALTALLVAFVSATPPPECPNEEEEDVALFPNPDDCSTYYSCIRDTPVLMQCNEGLEFNPELRVCDWPKKNASCKRRPSRPPHPPHSTTSTTTEGLPNTEPVTRIE, encoded by the exons atgaaag CAATATTTGTGGTTGCACTTACCGCTCTTTTGGTGGCGTTTGTTTCCGCTACTCCACCAcctgaatgtcccaatgaggaagaagaagatgTTGCCCTGTTTCCGAATCCAGACGACTGTTCAACCTATTATTCCTGCATTAGAGACACACCGGTGTTAATGCAATGCAACGAAGGACTTGAATTTAACCCGGAATTAAGAGTATGCGATTGGCCAAAGAAAAATGCAAGCTGCAAACGCCGCCCTTCGAGGCCACCACATCCACCACATAGTACCACATCCACAACAACAGAAGGCCTACCTAATACCGAGCCAGTTACAAGAATAGAATAA
- the LOC100652029 gene encoding flap endonuclease GEN isoform X1: protein MGVKDLWNILSPLSERKPMFELQGKTVAIDMSCWIVDSQTVTDHSAQPKMYLRNLYFRTAFLLMQGISPVFVLEGKAPTLKHKTIAKRNDVRSGFREKKTASKGGRTQFNRILNECKEMLQLMGLACVQGHGEAEAMCAYLNEDGLVDGCISQDSDCFLYGAKTVYRNFCTSTQGNRGSSGGAVDEYKLEKIERLLELGRNKMIALALLCGCDYNDGLNGVGKEAAMKLFKIVNDEDILERMKSWRTDTTLDYKEAELLNPNLCSSCGHSGKLQKHTKSGCIECGTTVKCHDSYKEKRVLLLNEIALRKKALLIEDFPNQELIDEFLIKKASVPEKIDIQWKQPQVNEFIDFMERYLSWEPQYAFEKIFPLVTRWQLVHLPGISADNRLTMFDLYIPEAIKKVRNIRSVASYEIIWKTDHSTIKRLKEYITLDNVSDNGADIPFELASIEPQSAVQKCYPELVEAFENARNAKTKKRPNKKKIQNDTDASDKKRKAEKRRQKRNAKTENNRKIDEFVSKNDPTSLEESFRRMSITPIKTKKCKTLDDLQESPKRSNKVKRGPQFEKVLQLENINSNLNNTLDRMFNELSPDDFIDENDDHDVNMSEIIDNICNQRVFKFNVSENVQTSKDENNLCEKDTEDVKTVDDVINCETNSDQCFRNDVIHNQSVDEFADINESYIPLNHRINCEKSKKRLQRTSTLINDRFSLGFDDLMNDTDPETEFVT from the exons ATGGGAGTAAAAGATCTTTGGAATATTTTGTCGCCTTTGAGCGAGAGGAAACCAATGTTTGAGCTTCAAGGAAAAACGGTAGCCATTGACATGAGTTGTTGGATTGTGGATAGTCAAACAGTAACTGATCATTCTGCACAACCAAAAATGTATCTCAG GAATCTCTATTTTCGTACAGCATTTCTCCTCATGCAAGGAATATCTCCAGTATTTGTATTGGAAGGGAAAGCACCTACTTTGAAACATAAGACAATTGCAAAGAGAAATGACGTTCGCTCTGGTTTTCGCGAGAAAAAAACTGCTTCTAAAGGAGGTAGAACACAGTTTAATAGAATTCTCAATGAATGCAAGGAAATGCTTCAACTTATGGGTTTAGCGTGTGTACAAGGACATGGGGAAGCAGAAGCAATGTGTGCTTATTTAAATGAAGATGgg cTTGTTGATGGATGCATAAGTCAAGACAGTGATTGCTTTTTATATGGAGCAAAAACAGTTTACAGAAATTTTTGTACAAGTACTCAAGGAAATCGTGGGAGTTCAGGTGGTGCTGTAGATgaatataaattagaaaagatagaaagattATTAGAATTAGGGAGAAATAAAATGATAGCATTAGCTTTATTATGTGGTTGTGATTATAATGATGGACTGAATGGAGTTGGTAAAGAAGCTGCTATGAAgctttttaaaattgtaaatgatGAAGATATTCTTGAacg aatgaaGAGTTGGAGGACCGATACTACTTTAGATTATAAAGAAGCAGAATTACTGAATCCAAATTTATGTTCGTCTTGTGGACATAGTGGTAAACTACAGAAGCATACAAAATCAGGTTGTATAGAATGTGGAACCACTGTGAAATGCCATGACTCTTATAA AGAGAAAAGGGTTTTATTATTGAATGAAATTGCTTTACGAAAAAAAGCTCTTCTTATTGAAGATTTTCCAAACCAAGAATTAATAGATgaatttcttattaaaaaagCTTCAGTACCTGAAAAAATAGATATTCAGTGGAAACAACCGCAAGTGAATGAATTCATA GATTTCATGGAACGATATTTATCTTGGGAACCACAATATGCATTTGAGAAGATATTTCCTCTAGTGACTCGTTGGCAACTTGTACACCTTCCTGGCATTTCTGCAGACAACCGTCTAACAATGTTCGATTTATACATACCTGAAGCAATAAAGAAAGTTCGGAATATTAGGTCTGTTGCGAGTTACGAAATTATTTGGAAGACTGATCATAGTAcgataaaaagattaaaagaatATATTACATTAGATAATGTGAGTGATAATGGTGCAGATATTCCATTTGAATTGGCAAGTATTGAGCCACAAAGTGCTGTACAAAAATGTTATCCAGAATTAGTTGAAGCATTTGAAAATGCAAGAAATGCGAAAACAAAGAAACGaccgaataaaaagaaaatacaaaacgaTACAGATGCTAGCGATAAAAAACGAAAAGCAGAAAAGAGGCGTCAGAAGAGAAATGcaaaaacagaaaataatagaaaaattgatgAATTCGTTTCCAAAAATGATCCTACGTCTTTAGAAGAATCTTTCCGAAGGATGAGTATTACGCcaataaaaactaaaaaatgtaaaacattAGATGATTTACAAGAAAGTCCGAAAAGAAGTAATAAAGTTAAACGCGGTCCTCAGTTCGAGAAAGTATTACAATTAGAGAATATCAATTCAAACTTAAATAATACATTGGATAGAATGTTTAACGAACTTTCACCGGATGATTTTATTGACGAGAACGATGATCATGATGTAAACATGTCAGAGATAATAGACAATATATGTAATCAAAGGGTCTTCAAATTTAATGTTTCGGAAAATGTGCAAACATCtaaagatgaaaataatttatgtgaAAAAGACACTGAAGATGTGAAAACAGTTGATGACGTAATTAATTGTGAAACGAACTCTGATCAATGTTTCAGAAATGATGTAATTCATAATCAATCAGTTGATGAATTTGCTGATATAAATGAATCCTATATTCCTCTTAATCACAGAATAAATTGCgagaaatcgaagaaaagaCTTCAAAGAACTTCTACGCTAATAAACGATAGATTTAGTCTTGGATTTGATGATCTTATGAATGATACAGATCCGGAAACCGAATTTGTCACGTAG
- the LOC100652029 gene encoding flap endonuclease GEN isoform X2 has translation MQGISPVFVLEGKAPTLKHKTIAKRNDVRSGFREKKTASKGGRTQFNRILNECKEMLQLMGLACVQGHGEAEAMCAYLNEDGLVDGCISQDSDCFLYGAKTVYRNFCTSTQGNRGSSGGAVDEYKLEKIERLLELGRNKMIALALLCGCDYNDGLNGVGKEAAMKLFKIVNDEDILERMKSWRTDTTLDYKEAELLNPNLCSSCGHSGKLQKHTKSGCIECGTTVKCHDSYKEKRVLLLNEIALRKKALLIEDFPNQELIDEFLIKKASVPEKIDIQWKQPQVNEFIDFMERYLSWEPQYAFEKIFPLVTRWQLVHLPGISADNRLTMFDLYIPEAIKKVRNIRSVASYEIIWKTDHSTIKRLKEYITLDNVSDNGADIPFELASIEPQSAVQKCYPELVEAFENARNAKTKKRPNKKKIQNDTDASDKKRKAEKRRQKRNAKTENNRKIDEFVSKNDPTSLEESFRRMSITPIKTKKCKTLDDLQESPKRSNKVKRGPQFEKVLQLENINSNLNNTLDRMFNELSPDDFIDENDDHDVNMSEIIDNICNQRVFKFNVSENVQTSKDENNLCEKDTEDVKTVDDVINCETNSDQCFRNDVIHNQSVDEFADINESYIPLNHRINCEKSKKRLQRTSTLINDRFSLGFDDLMNDTDPETEFVT, from the exons ATGCAAGGAATATCTCCAGTATTTGTATTGGAAGGGAAAGCACCTACTTTGAAACATAAGACAATTGCAAAGAGAAATGACGTTCGCTCTGGTTTTCGCGAGAAAAAAACTGCTTCTAAAGGAGGTAGAACACAGTTTAATAGAATTCTCAATGAATGCAAGGAAATGCTTCAACTTATGGGTTTAGCGTGTGTACAAGGACATGGGGAAGCAGAAGCAATGTGTGCTTATTTAAATGAAGATGgg cTTGTTGATGGATGCATAAGTCAAGACAGTGATTGCTTTTTATATGGAGCAAAAACAGTTTACAGAAATTTTTGTACAAGTACTCAAGGAAATCGTGGGAGTTCAGGTGGTGCTGTAGATgaatataaattagaaaagatagaaagattATTAGAATTAGGGAGAAATAAAATGATAGCATTAGCTTTATTATGTGGTTGTGATTATAATGATGGACTGAATGGAGTTGGTAAAGAAGCTGCTATGAAgctttttaaaattgtaaatgatGAAGATATTCTTGAacg aatgaaGAGTTGGAGGACCGATACTACTTTAGATTATAAAGAAGCAGAATTACTGAATCCAAATTTATGTTCGTCTTGTGGACATAGTGGTAAACTACAGAAGCATACAAAATCAGGTTGTATAGAATGTGGAACCACTGTGAAATGCCATGACTCTTATAA AGAGAAAAGGGTTTTATTATTGAATGAAATTGCTTTACGAAAAAAAGCTCTTCTTATTGAAGATTTTCCAAACCAAGAATTAATAGATgaatttcttattaaaaaagCTTCAGTACCTGAAAAAATAGATATTCAGTGGAAACAACCGCAAGTGAATGAATTCATA GATTTCATGGAACGATATTTATCTTGGGAACCACAATATGCATTTGAGAAGATATTTCCTCTAGTGACTCGTTGGCAACTTGTACACCTTCCTGGCATTTCTGCAGACAACCGTCTAACAATGTTCGATTTATACATACCTGAAGCAATAAAGAAAGTTCGGAATATTAGGTCTGTTGCGAGTTACGAAATTATTTGGAAGACTGATCATAGTAcgataaaaagattaaaagaatATATTACATTAGATAATGTGAGTGATAATGGTGCAGATATTCCATTTGAATTGGCAAGTATTGAGCCACAAAGTGCTGTACAAAAATGTTATCCAGAATTAGTTGAAGCATTTGAAAATGCAAGAAATGCGAAAACAAAGAAACGaccgaataaaaagaaaatacaaaacgaTACAGATGCTAGCGATAAAAAACGAAAAGCAGAAAAGAGGCGTCAGAAGAGAAATGcaaaaacagaaaataatagaaaaattgatgAATTCGTTTCCAAAAATGATCCTACGTCTTTAGAAGAATCTTTCCGAAGGATGAGTATTACGCcaataaaaactaaaaaatgtaaaacattAGATGATTTACAAGAAAGTCCGAAAAGAAGTAATAAAGTTAAACGCGGTCCTCAGTTCGAGAAAGTATTACAATTAGAGAATATCAATTCAAACTTAAATAATACATTGGATAGAATGTTTAACGAACTTTCACCGGATGATTTTATTGACGAGAACGATGATCATGATGTAAACATGTCAGAGATAATAGACAATATATGTAATCAAAGGGTCTTCAAATTTAATGTTTCGGAAAATGTGCAAACATCtaaagatgaaaataatttatgtgaAAAAGACACTGAAGATGTGAAAACAGTTGATGACGTAATTAATTGTGAAACGAACTCTGATCAATGTTTCAGAAATGATGTAATTCATAATCAATCAGTTGATGAATTTGCTGATATAAATGAATCCTATATTCCTCTTAATCACAGAATAAATTGCgagaaatcgaagaaaagaCTTCAAAGAACTTCTACGCTAATAAACGATAGATTTAGTCTTGGATTTGATGATCTTATGAATGATACAGATCCGGAAACCGAATTTGTCACGTAG
- the LOC105665991 gene encoding basic proline-rich protein, producing MKATFVAIFATLLVTFASAIPPQCPNRDGEDIALFPNPDDCSTYYFCNAGVPQLMECSEGLEYNSDLRVCDWPKEHAECKRQHSRPPHSSTARSTVTSRSPQPTEFVEDSATASPRPPRPSSSEPSPLNPSQTPTDEPSRPPRPSHPTRPPPPSRPTDSTDGPSRPPRPPHPTRPPPPSRPTDSTDGPSRPPRPPHPTRPSPPSRPTDSTDGPSRPPRPPHPTRPHHPSRPTDSTDGPSRPPRPPHPTRPHHSSRPPHPTRPSHPSRPTPSVSPRPSRRPNPDFPPHRPHHKPHDRPLPPHRPPGPPHHPPGPPHRPPGPPHHPPGPPHHPPGPPHHPPGPPHHPPGPPHHPPGPPHHPPGPPHHPPGPPHHPPGPPHHPPGPPHHPPGPPHHPPGPPHHPPGPPHHPPGPPHHPPGPPHRPPGPPHRPPGPPHHPPSSPHHPPGPPHRPGLPPIPHYPPYPHSPFDGPIFPRYEE from the exons ATGAAAG CAACGTTCGTGGCAATATTTGCCACACTTTTGGTGACGTTTGCTTCTGCCATCCCACCACAATGTCCAAATAGGGACGGAGAGGATATTGCCTTGTTTCCGAATCCAGATGACTGCTCCACCTACTATTTCTGCAATGCAGGCGTACCGCAGTTAATGGAATGTAGTGAAGGACTGGAATATAATTCGGATTTAAGAGTATGCGATTGGCCAAAAGAGCATGCAGAATGTAAACGTCAGCATTCAAGACCACCACATTCTTCAACAGCCCGTTCTACGGTGACATCTCGCTCTCCACAACCAACTGAATTTGTTGAAGACAGTGCTACTGCATCACCCCGTCCGCCACGACCAAGTAGTTCTGAACCATCTCCACTCAACCCTTCACAAACTCCTACTGATGAACCATCCCGTCCTCCAAGACCATCTCACCCTACTAGACCACCCCCTCCTTCAAGACCAACTGACTCTACTGATGGACCATCCCGTCCTCCAAGACCACCTCACCCTACTAGACCACCCCCTCCTTCAAGACCAACTGACTCTACTGATGGACCATCCCGTCCTCCAAGACCACCTCACCCTACTAGACCATCCCCTCCTTCAAGACCAACTGACTCTACTGATGGACCATCCCGTCCTCCAAGACCACCTCACCCTACTAGACCACACCACCCTTCAAGACCAACTGACTCTACTGATGGACCATCCCGTCCTCCAAGACCACCTCACCCTACTAGACCACACCACTCTTCAAGACCACCTCACCCTACTAGACCATCCCATCCTTCAAGACCAACTCCATCTGTCAGTCCAAGGCCATCTCGTCGACCGAATCCTGATTTCCCTCCACATCGCCCACACCATAAACCACACGACCGACCCCTTCCACCACACCGCCCACCTGGTCCACCACACCACCCACCCGGTCCACCACACCGCCCACCAGGTCCACCACACCACCCACCCGGTCCACCACACCACCCACCCGGTCCACCACATCACCCACCCGGCCCACCACACCACCCACCCGGTCCACCACACCACCCACCCGGTCCACCACATCACCCACCCGGCCCACCACACCACCCACCCGGTCCACCACACCACCCACCCGGTCCACCACACCACCCACCCGGTCCACCTCACCACCCACCCGGTCCACCACACCACCCACCCGGTCCACCACACCACCCTCCCGGTCCACCACACCACCCACCCGGTCCACCACACCACCCTCCCGGTCCACCTCACCGCCCTCCCGGTCCACCTCACCGCCCACCCGGTCCACCACACCACCCACCCAGTTCACCGCACCACCCACCCGGTCCACCACACCGGCCGGGCCTTCCCCCAATACCACACTATCCCCCCTATCCTCATTCCCCTTTTGATGGGCCCATATTTCCAAGATACGAAGAATAA